A region of Sugiyamaella lignohabitans strain CBS 10342 chromosome A, complete sequence DNA encodes the following proteins:
- the HST3 gene encoding Hst3p (Member of the Sir2 family of NAD(+)-dependent protein deacetylases; involved along with Hst4p in telomeric silencing, cell cycle progression, radiation resistance, genomic stability and short-chain fatty acid metabolism; GO_component: GO:0005737 - cytoplasm [Evidence IEA,IEA]; GO_component: GO:0005634 - nucleus [Evidence IEA,IEA]; GO_component: GO:0005634 - nucleus [Evidence IC] [PMID 12242223]; GO_function: GO:0003677 - DNA binding [Evidence ISS] [PMID 7498786]; GO_function: GO:0070403 - NAD+ binding [Evidence IEA]; GO_function: GO:0004407 - histone deacetylase activity [Evidence IMP] [PMID 16815704]; GO_function: GO:0016787 - hydrolase activity [Evidence IEA]; GO_function: GO:0046872 - metal ion binding [Evidence IEA]; GO_process: GO:0006348 - chromatin silencing at telomere [Evidence IGI] [PMID 7498786]; GO_process: GO:0016575 - histone deacetylation [Evidence IMP] [PMID 16815704]; GO_process: GO:0006355 - regulation of transcription, DNA-templated [Evidence IEA]; GO_process: GO:0046459 - short-chain fatty acid metabolic process [Evidence IMP] [PMID 12618394]; GO_process: GO:0006351 - transcription, DNA-templated [Evidence IEA]) yields MASLRRRILAARSTPTHWFIRHLKERGKLLRCYTQNIDGLEEQEGLLIGGLGYGLETIPIQAAEVVQLHGDINSLKCMSCSTKYSWTPDTEEQLNRGEAPICPNCNQIQEERTSAGKRFTGVGCLRPNIVLYGEEHADGYSIGDCTVKDIKSKPDFLIISGTSLKVVGIRKLVRCMAKAVKEKGGLVILVNMTELGQSMWNDLIDYYIEGQSDAWVADLKIQVPDFFQTQTKITGMSVKKGVPGMVGKLPSFNMPSPPSTPKKVKRPADSSWTSMTPSKHTRMASSSPSKPRTPSTPRVLRTPRTKRIQQGNLSFEVMLQPENRTPLATLSVNRQTARSPTRAGK; encoded by the coding sequence ATGGCGAGTCTTAGACGTCGCATTTTAGCAGCTAGATCGACACCCACACATTGGTTTATTCGACACTTGAAAGAACGAGGAAAACTACTCAGATGTTACACACAAAATATTGATGGATTGGAGGAGCAAGAAGGACTACTGATTGGTGGTCTAGGCTATGGATTAGAGACAATCCCTATTCAAGCAGCAGAAGTGGTGCAACTTCATGGAGATATCAACAGTTTAAAATGCATGTCATGCTCTACCAAATACTCTTGGACACCCGACACTGAAGAGCAATTAAATAGAGGAGAGGCCCCGATTTGTCCTAATTGCAATCAAATTCAGGAAGAAAGGACCAGTGCCGGTAAGCGATTTACTGGAGTGGGCTGTTTAAGACCCAATATAGTTCTCTATGGAGAAGAGCATGCTGATGGTTACTCAATAGGCGATTGTACAGTCAAAGATATAAAATCCAAACCCGATTTTCTTATCATTTCAGGAACTTCGCTTAAAGTAGTCGGGATTCGTAAACTAGTTAGGTGCATGGCAAAGGCagtgaaagaaaaaggcgGTCTTGTTATCCTGGTAAATATGACTGAATTAGGACAGTCCATGTGGAACGATCTAATTGACTACTATATTGAGGGCCAGTCGGATGCGTGGGTCGCTGATCTCAAGATTCAAGTACCAGATTTTTTCCAGACTCAAACCAAAATTACTGGTATGTCTGTCAAAAAGGGAGTTCCTGGGATGGTGGGGAAACTCCCAAGTTTCAATATGCCTTCACCACCAAGCACTCCGAAGAAAGTCAAGCGTCCTGCAGACAGCTCTTGGACATCCATGACTCCCTCAAAGCACACAAGAATGGCCTCTTCATCACCGAGTAAACCCAGGACCCCTTCTACTCCCCGAGTTTTACGTACTCCACGAACCAAACGAATCCAACAAGGCAACCTCTCTTTTGAGGTCATGCTTCAGCCAGAAAATCGTACACCCTTGGCAACTCTATCTGTCAACCGACAGACAGCCAGGTCGCCCACCAGGGCGGGCAAGTGA
- the JLP1 gene encoding Jlp1p (Fe(II)-dependent sulfonate/alpha-ketoglutarate dioxygenase; involved in sulfonate catabolism for use as a sulfur source; contains sequence that resembles a J domain (typified by the E. coli DnaJ protein); induced by sulphur starvation; GO_component: GO:0005575 - cellular_component [Evidence ND]; GO_function: GO:0051213 - dioxygenase activity [Evidence IEA]; GO_function: GO:0046872 - metal ion binding [Evidence IEA]; GO_function: GO:0016491 - oxidoreductase activity [Evidence IEA,IEA]; GO_function: GO:0000907 - sulfonate dioxygenase activity [Evidence IDA] [PMID 10482536]; GO_process: GO:0046306 - alkanesulfonate catabolic process [Evidence IEA]; GO_process: GO:0055114 - oxidation-reduction process [Evidence IEA,IEA]; GO_process: GO:0044273 - sulfur compound catabolic process [Evidence IMP] [PMID 10482536]) — MAPPTTAPVYQLTDKALSPKEIIKGPSTYANTINEGPSVLKNWSGPLKVSGALDTAYKFKEITPAIGREYPDLQLKDVLENEEQLRDLAITISRRGVVFFRNQDITIAQQKKLADQLGKLAGKPETSGLHIHPVAPAGGFLKEGSDEIDEEVSIITSKINNDVYNNARIAFRKSSEKYHTDVNFEPVPADYTTLRIIETPDHGGDTLWASGYSLYDKLSPSLRAYLETLVGTYSQPTFKDSTKGEHGIYSAKRGAPENFGDELIAKHPVVRTNPVTGWKSIFSLGTHFTSFDGLTEDESTLLKTYIHNLLVSSHDIQVRFKWNKNDMAIWDNRSVFHTATNDYPIGAGTVVRTGVRTVSVGERPFFSEKSKSREEDLYENKLLV; from the coding sequence ATGGCTCCTCCTACTACTGCACCTGTTTATCAATTGACTGATAAGGCTCTATCTCCCAAGGAGATAATTAAGGGTCCATCTACATATGCCAACACAATCAATGAGGGTCCTTCAGTTTTGAAGAATTGGTCGGGTCCTTTGAAAGTTAGCGGAGCTCTCGACACTGCATACAAATTCAAAGAGATTACTCCTGCTATTGGTCGTGAATACCCTGACCTTCAACTCAAAGATGTCCTTGAGAATGAAGAACAGTTGAGAGACCTTGCCATTACTATTTCTAGAAGAGgtgtcgtcttcttcagaaacCAAGATATCACAATTGCGCAGCAAAAGAAGCTGGCTGATCAACTCGGTAAACTGGCAGGTAAACCAGAAACTTCTGGTTTGCACATCCACCCagttgctcctgctggtgGTTTCCTCAAAGAAGGATCCGACGagattgatgaagaggtTTCTATCATCACATCCAAGATCAACAACGATGTTTACAACAACGCTAGAATTGCGTTTAGAAAATCGAGTGAAAAGTACCACACTGATGTTAACTTTGAGCCCGTCCCTGCTGATTACACTACTTTAAGAATTATTGAGACTCCTGACCATGGTGGTGACACCCTTTGGGCCAGTGGATACAGTCTTTATGACAAGCTTTCTCCTTCGTTAAGGGCTTACCTGGAGACTCTTGTTGGAACCTACAGCCAGCCTACTTTCAAGGATTCCACAAAGGGTGAGCACGGTATTTATTCTGCCAAGCGTGGCGCTCCAGAGAACTTTGGTGACGAACTGATTGCCAAACATCCTGTCGTCAGAACGAACCCTGTCACTGGATGGAAGTCCATCTTCAGTCTGGGAACACACTTCACATCTTTCGACGGTCTTACTGAAGATGAGAGTACTCTTCTTAAGACATACATTCATAACTTACTAGTTTCAAGTCACGACATTCAAGTTCGTTTCAAGTGGAACAAGAACGATATGGCCATTTGGGACAACAGATCCGTGTTCCACACTGCTACTAATGACTATCCCATTGGCGCTGGTACTGTTGTCAGAACTGGTGTTAGAACTGTATCAGTGGGTGAGCGTCCATTTTTCAGTGAGAAATCTAAGAGCCGCGAAGAAGACTTATACGAGAACAAGCTTCTTGTTTGA